The genomic DNA AGGAGAGTATTATTAGCACCTGCGAGCATTGTGGAGGTAGAGAAGAACTGGAGAACCTCGTGCTGGACTGAGGGTCCTATAACATCCCAACATCTTTGATAGAGGCATGCATGAAGGCCATCCAGACCCGGGGATCTGTATGGCTTAATGGAGAAAAGAGCATCTGTAATTTCTTCACCAAAGATGGGGCGAAGAAGAGAGTTGGCTGTAGAGGAATCCAAGGGTCTTCTCCGGTTCAGAGTAGGGGAAGCTTGAGCAGACCATGAACAAGAGAGTTTTTCGGAGCAGAACAAACGTTGAAAGACGGACTGAAATAGGATGTAAGAGATGTATGATCAGAAACCCATTCCTACAGAATTATGAAGAGCAGAAATTTTATTTCGGCGACGGTGGACTATTATCGACACGTGAAAGAATCTAGTGTTCGATCTCCTTCCATGATCCAGGTAGTCCTTGTCTTGAGAGCCCAAAGCTCTTCCTCTTGCATAAGAATGACAGAGTACTCTTTTCTGAGTTCTTGCTCCAGCTCAACTAAGAATTGACTAGGGTGATGGTCAAGTGATCGTTGGATACCAGTGAGGCAGGCTAAGCAAGTACATTTTCTATGAAACACATTCCCAAAAGTCTCCTTATTCTAGTGTTGGGCATTCTTTTTAAAGAGAGGGATGGCTTTGCTGTGGTCGAAGTCAGCCTGCTCCCATGAATTTCTGACCAGGTTTTTAAACCCGATATGTGATAGCCATATGGATTCAAATCGAAAGGGGCGGTTCATAGTGGACATGGTGGGATTTAGCTTCAATAGGATGGGGCGGTGGTCTGAGTGAGTACGTGGGAGGTACTGAACCATAGCTTCCAGGAAGAGTAAATGCCAAGATAGATTTGCAACGACCCTATCTAGTCGCTCCATGATGAGACTGGAAGAGGAGCGCAAGTTGGTCCAAGTGAATCTTGGCCCCGTGTATCCAAGGTCAGTTAGGGAACAACGATCAAGCATAGCATTGAAGGCCAACACCCTGTTAACATTCACAGCTTGGCCTCCAAATTTCTCTATACTGCTAGCGACTTCATTGAAGTCTTCAAGAACAACCCAGGGCGTATTCACGGACTCAGCAACATTACAGAGATTATGCCACAGAATTTCTCGCTCCCTAGGACAAGGGCTAGCATAAATAGCATAGAGATGCCAAGAGGAAGAGTTGGGATGATTCACCCGGGCCACAACATGGACTTTGTGTTCTGTAGAACTCGAAATGTCCAGTTGAACATGATCTGTCCTCCACATGATCCAAATGCCACCAAAGAGTCCTCTAGTCTCTGTGCTGAAGAAACCATCAAATGGGAATTGGCTGGCAGTCTGAGTCGCTCGATCACCCGATAAGCGGGTTTCAGTGAGGACTACAATATCCGGGTGATTGGTGCTTATTAAGTCCCCCAAAGAACGCCTAAAGTTGGCATTAGCAGCTCCCCTGCAGTTCCACACCAATAGATTCATATGATATTCACTTGGGTCTGACATGTTTGTCGTTGGATCAGTATTCATGCCCATTGGTGTGTAGGGAAAAGCATGCATATCATCAATGACTGGGGTCACTTGGAGGGTTTCCACCTCCCCTTGGTGCATCGGCCATGTTGTGACTGAGATTTGCAGGTTGCGGACAAGGGAGGTTGGTAGAATCATCAATATGTTCGCCTCTGTGTGTGTTGTCGCAGTCAATATTGGAACATTGGTTATCCTCCTGATGGTTGGAGTAAGCTGTTCCTGTTAGAGCCGTATGGTTGCTTGTTGCACTTCGACTGAGCTTCTGAGTTAATGCGTATGGTGGAAGTTGGACATTATTTTCGACTGCAATGCTGATCTCCCAAGCCTCGGCGCATTGTGCCGAAGGAAGCCGTGGGCAGGAGCAGTAACTTGTAGCATGTATTCCTCGGTGTGACATGGGTAACCTGCTTCTACTTCGCATTGCCTCATCCACCGAATCCCCATCCAAGCATCGTTCGGAGCGAGCCCCTGTAGTCTCCTGTCCCGTTGCGTAAGTGATCAGGTCTTCTTATACTCTCAGCATGGAATCTGCTTCTGTTATCCACCATTCTTGCATTGGGTTCTGAAAAAGACGGTCCCAGTATGGCAGAAGGATGGTTCTTCTCCTGTCTGGAGCATAGCTAGTTCTGTTGGCTGTAGGGGAGTATCTCCTGTATGTTGGAGAGGTGATCCTTCTTCCCGTCGAGGAGGTGTTCTTCCTGCTCGCTGGAGAGGTGATCCTTTGACTCACCATGGGCTGGGGTACTGGTATCCAGCGCTGTAAAAGGCTTGGTAGTGATGATTGGGAACTGAGGGAAGACAGATGGTGATGGGGAAAGTGACATGATTGGTACCTCCACGTATCCCTCATCAGTACATTACACGGGGTGTGGAAGGTTGCTGGGAATTTGGTCGATAAGAGGGTCTGATGAAGTAACGCAGGACAGGTGGTCCCTGTTTATTGACAAAATGGAGATTCCATTTTTTGAATGCTTGACCTCTCCTTGAGTGATAGGTGTGGTGATTAGGGCTGCGGTTTTGTCCTTGCCTCTAGCGTCGTTATCAGTAGGGTGACGAGGCATTCGATGATGATTATGACGAGGGCCCCCCGACGTAGCAAGAGGTGGCAGCTTTCCGGCTGCTGGGGCTGGGCATCCTGTTTTTGCTGCAATGGAGCCGGTGTTCCATACTTTTGTACGTCAGTGTTGCTAGTCGCAACAGGGGCACAGGAGGAAGATGCCCGAGACGGCTGAGCCCGTAAACCACTAGGGGTTGCAgttggatttttcttttttcgattcTGGACCATCAGCTAGGCCCGTAAGTTTGTTCATCCTTCGAAACTGACGAAGTGTCAATAGGGACAGTCGGCGCAGGGGTAGGGGGGAAGGTGTAAGGGTAGGGCATCTCGTGGCAGTATGTCCAATAATACCGCAATGGAAGCAGAGCTGATCAATGCCTTCATATTGCAAGGTCTGCTCAAAGTCTCCAATCCAGATAGTGGTAGGAAGGGGTTGAGTGAGGTCAACCTGTACACACAATCGAGCATATTCCTTCTCACTCCGAGATAGGTCCGACTGTCTATGCAAAGCAATGGGCCAATCCGATTCCCTATTTTACTGAGCAGTTTCTCCGAGTAGAATTCAATGGGAAGCTCAGGGAGACGGACCCAGATGGCGACTACAGAGAAAGTGGCCTTCGAGGGACGGAAGCATGGCTCCCATAGGCGCATAATCATGAATTGTCAGCCAACGAACCAAGGACCGTCTCTGATGACCTTTGAGAAACCTGCCCTGGTGTTGGACGTGACAACGAAGAAGCTGTAGCCCAAGTCGACACAGTCCATGTTCCTAGAGGGATTCCACTGCGATTTGAGCCTCTGGGTAAAGTAGTGGAGCTCGAAGGATATTTCAAATAACTTGACGATGAGAGATGAGCGCCATGGTTGTTGCAAGTTCTGTTTTTCTTCCCCGGTCAAAAGGACACGAAGTTGACCTTCCTGAGAGGAGTTCATGTCCTCGGCAACATTGTCGTCGTAGTCATCGTCTTTGAGCCCTCGTTCCCGGCAGAAAACATTTTCGTAGGCCCTTGGGATGTGACCCACCAGTTTTGAGAGGTAGGACTGGGTATTAGTTTCCTTGAGCGTTTCGTGGCTTCAGGTGCAGCAGAAGAAGGGAGAGGGGGCATGGATGAATCCATGACCGGAGAGACGAAAGGGAGGAAGGATTCAGGTTCCGGTGGACTCAGGGTGAGGGAGAGGAAAGGTTACAGAGAAAACCCATCGTTCCAGCGCCTCAGTCTCTGTTCTCACTATCTTTAGTAAGAGCTAACAGTTCGATTTCAAAAACTCTCATGTGAtatccacccaaaaaaaaaaactcatgaaTACAGTGATCATTTGCTCAACCTGAATATGCCTATCTATGATCCT from Punica granatum isolate Tunisia-2019 chromosome 2, ASM765513v2, whole genome shotgun sequence includes the following:
- the LOC116193821 gene encoding uncharacterized protein LOC116193821; the encoded protein is MGMNTDPTTNMSDPSEYHMNLLVWNCRGAANANFRRSLGDLISTNHPDIVVLTETRLSGDRATQTASQFPFDGFFSTETRGLFGGIWIMWRTDHVQLDISSSTEHKVHVVARVNHPNSSSWHLYAIYASPCPREREILWHNLCNVAESVNTPWVVLEDFNEVASSIEKFGGQAVNVNRVLAFNAMLDRCSLTDLGYTGPRFTWTNLRSSSSLIMERLDRVVANLSWHLLFLEAMVQYLPRTHSDHRPILLKLNPTMSTMNRPFRFESIWLSHIGFKNLVRNSWEQADFDHSKAIPLFKKNAQH